The proteins below come from a single Rosa rugosa chromosome 2, drRosRugo1.1, whole genome shotgun sequence genomic window:
- the LOC133730947 gene encoding putative F-box protein At5g55150 — translation MGFQSASYHSELEKVFMDPGPRDWSSLPKDLLYSVLQRLVLPGDYLRFSIVCTSWYSAAKDNKVIRARMTAPMLLIYTGKKDYWKLYDIMVNRFLDLQVRVPNKRLCGSSKDWLIFVDKNVADKNFGVTLINPFFRVRGRREKENSIIRLPPLTPPGWEKWLRRCEHYVYKATMSGDPIQDPNNCIVFVIYLEQTLLAFIKPGKDTTWTYVDASVDNTDRGCRLVEEVTCLEGKYYAVNHWSELISFDVTAESYSNVKLVVPAGFKENCIIKRYLVETKEKELWMVQKYIEFDDEKYIRVTKKFRVFKLNFNLCKWIEETTLGEFALFLGDNTSVAMKPSKFSRCRPNQIYFNHDSDLFSRYGPHDYGVYNIKDKSFSQPYTKQAKNLVKKSNRLPIWVVPSFRL, via the exons ATGGGTTTTCAGAGCGCGAGTTACCATTCTGAGTTAGAAAAAGTCTTTATGGATCCAGGACCTCGGG ATTGGTCATCTTTGCCTAAGGACCTTCTTTATTCAGTTCTTCAGAGATTAGTGTTACCAGGAGACTACTTGCGATTCAGCATTGTTTGTACGTCATGGTATTCTGCAGCAAAGGATAATAAAGTTATTCGTGCAAGGATGACAGCTCCAATGCTCTTGATTTATACAGGCAAAAAAGATTATTGGAAATTATACGACATCATGGTTAACAGGTTCCTGGATTTGCAAGTGAGAGTTCCCAATAAGCGGCTTTGTGGGTCTTCAAAAGATTGGTTAATATTTGTGGATAAAAATGTCGCGGATAAGAATTTTGGAGTGACCCTAATTAATCCATTCTTTAGGgtcagaggaagaagagagaaagaaaactcCATCATTCGCCTTCCTCCACTAACCCCTCCAGGTTGGGAAAAGTGGCTGAGACGATGTGAGCATTATGTCTACAAGGCTACAATGTCAGGTGACCCAATACAAGATCCAAACAATTGCATagtttttgttatatatttggAACAAACTCTCTTGGCTTTTATTAAACCGGGTAAAGACACAACATGGACTTATGTTGATGCAAGTGTAGATAATACTGATCGAGGGTGCCGCTTGGTTGAAGAAGTAACCTGCCTTGAAGGTAAATATTATGCTGTCAACCACTGGAGTGAACTCATATCTTTTGATGTTACTGCTGAGTCATACTCAAATGTAAAATTGGTTGTACCGGCCGGATTCAAAGAAAATTGCATAATCAAGAGATACCTTGTGgaaacaaaagagaaagaacTGTGGATGGTTCAAAAATACATTGAGTTTGACGATGAAAAATATATACGCGTGACAAAGAAATTTAGAGTTTtcaaattgaatttcaatttgtGCAAGTGGATTGAAGAAACCACCTTAGGTGAGTTTGCGCTTTTTTTGGGAGATAACACTTCAGTAGCTATGAAGCCTTCAAAATTTTCCAGATGTCGACCGAATCAAATATATTTCAACCATGATAGTGATTTGTTTAGCCGTTACGGACCTCATGATTATGGTGTTTATAACATCAAAGATAAAAGTTTTTCACAGCCTTATACCAAACAGGCTAAGAACTTGGTGAAGAAGAGCAATCGACTACCAATTTGGGTTGTTCCAAGTTTTCGTCTGTAA
- the LOC133730948 gene encoding uncharacterized protein LOC133730948 codes for MVNRFLDLQVRVPNKRLCGSSKDWLIFVDKNVADKNFGVTLINPFFRVRGRREKENSIIRLPPLTPPGWEKWFRRCEYYVYKATMSGDPIQDPNNCIVFVIYMEQSLLAFIKPGKDTAWTYVDASVDSTVQGCRLVEEVTCLEGKFYAVNHWSELISFDVTAESYSNVKLVVPAGFIPNCIIKRYLVETKDKELLMVQRYIEFEDEKYIRVTKKFRVFKLNFNLCKWIEETSLGDFALFLGDNTSEAMMPSKFSSLSTKSDILQP; via the coding sequence ATGGTTAACAGGTTCCTGGATTTGCAAGTGAGAGTTCCCAATAAGCGGCTTTGTGGGTCTTCAAAAGATTGGTTAATATTTGTGGATAAAAATGTCGCGGATAAGAATTTTGGAGTGACCCTAATTAATCCATTCTTCAGGgtcagaggaagaagagagaaagaaaactcCATCATTCGCCTTCCTCCACTAACGCCTCCAGGTTGGGAAAAGTGGTTCAGACGATGCGAGTATTATGTCTACAAGGCTACAATGTCAGGTGACCCAATACAAGATCCAAACAATTGCATagtttttgttatatatatggAACAGTCTCTCTTGGCATTTATTAAACCGGGTAAAGACACAGCATGGACGTATGTTGATGCAAGTGTAGATAGTACTGTTCAAGGGTGCCGCTTGGTTGAAGAAGTTACCTGCCTTGAAGGTAAATTTTATGCTGTTAACCATTGGAGTGAACTCATATCTTTTGATGTTACTGCTGAGTCATACTCAAATGTAAAATTGGTTGTGCCGGCTGGATTCATACCAAATTGCATAATCAAGAGATATCTTGTGGAAACAAAAGATAAAGAACTGTTAATGGTTCAAAGATACATAGAGTTTGAAGATGAAAAATACATACGCGTGACAAAGAAATTTAGAGTTTtcaaattgaatttcaatttgtGCAAGTGGATTGAAGAAACCAGCTTAGGTGATTTTGCGCTCTTTTTGGGAGATAACACTTCAGAAGCTATGATGCCTTCAAAATTTTCAAGTTTGTCGACCAAATCAGATATACTTCAACCATGA
- the LOC133728095 gene encoding uncharacterized protein LOC133728095, whose translation MRILRSHGGFKVSIFESHHSKVGLRHIATACRAVVLPRFGGPEVLELRPIVDVPDLKPNEVLVRTRAVSINPLDTRMRSGYGRSIFGPLLPLILGRDISGEVAAVGASVKGLTVGQEVFGALHPTAVRGTYTDYAILSEDELAPKPASITHVEASAIPFAALTAWRALKGTARISEGQRLLVVGGGGAVGFAAVQLAVAARCHVTTTCGSQSIDRVLAAGAEQAVDYTAEDMEMTIKGKFDAVLDTIGGPETERVSISFLKKGGHYMTLQGEAASLTDRYGIAIGLPVATAVLLKKQIQYRSSHGIEYWWTFMRADSEGLHEIRRLSEAGKLNIPVEKTFPITQVREAHEAKEKKQIHGKVVLELD comes from the exons ATGCGGATACTGAGGTCACACGGCGGCTTCAAAGTCTCAATCTTTGAGTCCCATCACTCCAAGGTTGGGCTGCGCCACATCGCCACCGCCTGCAGAGCCGTGGTGCTGCCGCGCTTCGGCGGGCCCGAGGTCCTGGAGCTCCGGCCCATTGTCGACGTTCCTGATCTCAAGCCCAATGAGGTCCTCGTTCGCACTCGCGCCGTCTCAATCAATCCCCTTGATACCAGA ATGCGGTCTGGCTATGGTCGTTCAATATTTGGACCTCTGCTTCCTCTAATTCTGGGACGTGATATTAGTGGTGAAGTTGCAGCTGTGGGAGCTTCAGTTAAGGGACTTACTGTAGGACAAGAAGTTTTTGGTGCATTGCATCCGACTGCTGTGAGGGGTACTTATACTGATTATGCAATTCTTTCAGAAGATGAACTTGCACCAAAACCAGCGTCAATTACACATGTG GAAGCAAGTGCCATTCCTTTTGCTGCGTTGACTGCTTGGCGTGCTCTAAAAGGTACTGCAAGGATATCTGAGGG GCAAAGGCTCTTAGTGGTGGGTGGTGGAGGAGCTGTAGGTTTTGCTGCAGTCCAGCTTGCAGTAGCCGCAAGGTGCCATGTTACTACTACATGTGGAAGCCAAAGTATAGATCGAGTTTTGGCAGCTGGTGCTGAGCAGGCTGTTGACTATACCGCTGAG GACATGGAAATGACAATAAAGGGGAAGTTTGATGCTGTCTTGGACACCATTGGTGGGCCAGAGACGGAAAGAGTAAGCATAAGTTTTTTAAAGAAAGGCGGGCACTATATGACACTTCAG GGTGAGGCAGCATCTTTGACTGATAGATATGGGATAGCAATTGGGCTTCCAGTTGCTACTGCTGTTTTACTGAAGAAACAGATCCAGTACCGGTCTTCTCATGGAATAG AGTACTGGTGGACCTTCATGAGGGCAGACTCAGAAGGGTTACATGAGATCCGGAGGCTATCTGAAGCTGGAAAGTTAAACATACCTGTGGAGAAAACATTTCCCATCACTCAAGTGAGAGAGGCTCATGAGGCAAAGGAGAAGAAGCAGATTCATGGTAAAGTAGTGCTCGAACTTGACTGA